A section of the Microbulbifer pacificus genome encodes:
- a CDS encoding FecR family protein — protein sequence MNPQEVQDVPTEDRLDQACAWIACLRSDALSDSDRRAFAHWMAESPANRKAFDEMAELWGDLGVLSHLPLDEIYPESVPAPRHRNNSQSASRPSSRTRAASAAAESATSSWNLPQWLMGGSAVAACLAVALWIGNQWLQQAPTQQQMYTTAVGEIRTVDLPDGSHVQLNTNSELIVNFSREERRTQLLRGEAYFDVARQTSRPFTVSAGSANIRVLGTQFNVERNPENTRVSVTGGTVAVSEARAAKGLQPESVKLTRNQKVSVSASGLSEVGHTSKEEALDWTQGQLVFDETPLTEALEELNRYLKVPAAAAPAVSDQTLSGTFELTDPESTLSAIAAALGLDQDRSDPHLTLLSPKRN from the coding sequence GTGAACCCTCAGGAAGTACAAGACGTACCAACGGAAGACAGGCTTGATCAGGCGTGTGCCTGGATCGCGTGCCTGCGTTCCGATGCGCTCAGCGATTCCGACCGCCGCGCCTTTGCCCACTGGATGGCCGAGTCTCCGGCTAACCGCAAAGCCTTCGACGAAATGGCCGAACTCTGGGGCGACCTGGGTGTGCTCTCGCACCTGCCGCTAGATGAGATCTACCCGGAGAGCGTGCCCGCACCCCGTCACCGCAACAACAGCCAGTCCGCCAGCCGCCCATCGAGCCGCACGCGCGCCGCATCCGCCGCCGCAGAATCTGCCACCAGCAGCTGGAACCTGCCACAGTGGCTGATGGGCGGGAGCGCCGTCGCTGCCTGCCTGGCCGTCGCGCTTTGGATCGGCAATCAGTGGCTGCAGCAGGCCCCGACCCAACAGCAGATGTACACCACCGCAGTCGGTGAAATTCGCACCGTCGATCTGCCCGATGGCTCTCACGTGCAACTGAACACAAACTCCGAGCTGATCGTCAATTTCAGCCGCGAAGAGCGCCGCACCCAGCTGCTGCGCGGTGAGGCCTACTTCGATGTGGCCCGCCAGACCTCGCGCCCATTCACAGTAAGCGCCGGCAGCGCCAACATCCGCGTGCTGGGTACCCAGTTCAATGTGGAGCGCAACCCTGAAAACACCCGGGTTTCCGTCACTGGCGGTACTGTGGCTGTCAGTGAGGCCCGCGCCGCCAAAGGCCTGCAACCGGAATCGGTCAAATTGACCCGCAACCAGAAAGTCAGCGTGTCAGCCAGTGGCCTGTCGGAAGTTGGCCACACCTCAAAGGAAGAAGCCCTCGACTGGACCCAGGGCCAGCTGGTATTTGACGAGACACCGCTGACTGAAGCACTGGAAGAACTGAACCGCTATCTCAAGGTACCCGCAGCCGCAGCACCCGCAGTGAGCGACCAGACCCTGTCCGGCACCTTCGAACTGACCGATCCGGAAAGCACCCTGTCCGCCATTGCCGCGGCACTGGGCCTGGACCAGGATCGCAGTGATCCTCACCTGACTCTCTTGTCACCCAAGCGTAACTGA
- a CDS encoding RNA polymerase sigma factor: MNNTRKTLLEKLFAEHGQALVRFVTRIVRSPEDAEDIAQYAYLRLQNLTDEKDLENPRAYLFQIANNLALDQLRRGKLHIDYINQQLPVDSTGEDDQADHQSPERVLAARQQLQAIHEAMDSLPLKCRQAFLLHRNRGLSYTEIAEDMNISVSSVEKYILQALKVCRQKTGNF, from the coding sequence ATGAATAACACCCGGAAGACACTTCTGGAGAAGCTGTTTGCCGAACACGGCCAGGCACTGGTGCGCTTTGTCACTCGCATCGTGCGCAGCCCCGAAGACGCCGAAGACATCGCGCAGTATGCCTACCTGCGCCTGCAGAACCTCACTGACGAGAAGGATCTGGAGAACCCGCGCGCCTACCTGTTCCAGATCGCCAACAACCTCGCCCTGGATCAACTGCGCCGCGGCAAACTGCATATCGATTACATCAACCAACAGCTACCGGTCGACAGTACCGGTGAAGACGACCAAGCCGACCACCAGTCGCCGGAGCGGGTACTCGCTGCGCGGCAACAACTACAGGCAATCCACGAAGCCATGGACAGCCTGCCGCTCAAGTGCCGCCAGGCCTTCCTGTTGCACCGCAACCGCGGCCTTTCCTATACCGAAATTGCGGAAGACATGAACATATCCGTCAGTAGTGTGGAGAAGTACATACTGCAGGCGTTGAAGGTCTGCCGACAGAAGACCGGAAACTTCTGA
- the dnaX gene encoding DNA polymerase III subunit gamma/tau codes for MSYQVLARKWRPRLFREMVGQEHVLQALINALDNNRLHHAYLFAGTRGVGKTTIARILAKCLNCETGVSSEPCGQCSVCTEIADGRFVDLIEVDAASRTKVEDTRELLENVQYAPTRGRYKVYLIDEVHMLSNSSFNALLKTLEEPPPHVKFLLATTDPQKLPVTVLSRCLQFNLKNMSPERVVEHLRFVLEKELVPFEEAALWLLGRAADGSMRDAMSLTDQAIAFGGGKISEAEVRAMLGTLDSTLVWKLVQALADENPAALFAAVDDLSQHAPDYSAALAELASILHRIAIAQVLPDAIDNALGDAEQLQRHAASIAGENIQLFYQMALLARRDLPLAPDPRGGFEMALLRMLAFKPQGVANIPTARLAGAGQAAVKTPAPQIAAPVPEQAAPEVQAAPVVNEPVVQPHVESPQQHSAPPVESTPPVQPSAPQDDTPPWDEEPEDRAPESVPYEPDYPGTGGNSEKKPAVEVAPQFSAADPVAPVPVSEAAAAPALESVTETAIAAVPEAAAPAATTDDRAALRERLRQQVAEVETAPIPAPVVALQKAPVQAAPAVPPARLDALSPGSWPAMYPQIGVSGILHSIASHLELQGRQDNILSFTLDQSFSSLYDEGHQRRLADVLGDFFGQPVVVHIQVGAVHGGTPARLVAATREAQLLSARDALNKDPLVQDLQAELGARLVPESVEYIG; via the coding sequence ATGAGTTATCAAGTACTGGCGCGCAAGTGGCGACCGCGGTTGTTCCGGGAGATGGTGGGCCAGGAGCACGTGCTTCAGGCACTGATCAACGCTCTGGACAACAACCGCCTGCACCACGCCTATCTGTTTGCCGGTACCCGCGGGGTGGGCAAGACCACCATCGCGCGGATTCTCGCCAAGTGCCTCAACTGTGAAACCGGTGTCAGTTCCGAGCCCTGTGGCCAGTGCTCGGTGTGTACCGAGATTGCCGATGGACGCTTCGTCGACCTGATCGAGGTGGATGCGGCCTCCCGCACCAAGGTGGAGGACACCCGCGAGCTGCTGGAAAACGTGCAGTACGCGCCGACTCGGGGCCGCTACAAGGTGTACCTGATTGACGAAGTACACATGCTGTCCAACAGCTCGTTCAACGCGCTGCTGAAAACGCTGGAAGAGCCGCCGCCCCACGTCAAATTCCTGCTTGCGACGACCGACCCGCAGAAGCTGCCGGTAACCGTGTTGTCCCGCTGCCTGCAGTTCAACCTCAAGAACATGAGCCCGGAGCGGGTGGTGGAACACCTGCGCTTCGTGCTGGAAAAAGAACTGGTGCCGTTTGAAGAGGCGGCCCTATGGCTGCTCGGTCGTGCCGCCGACGGCAGTATGCGCGATGCCATGAGCCTTACCGATCAGGCCATCGCCTTTGGCGGTGGCAAGATCAGCGAGGCGGAAGTGCGGGCGATGCTCGGCACCCTCGACAGCACCCTGGTGTGGAAGCTGGTGCAGGCACTGGCGGATGAAAATCCTGCGGCGCTGTTCGCCGCGGTGGATGACCTCTCCCAGCACGCGCCGGATTACAGTGCTGCGCTGGCGGAGCTCGCCTCCATCCTGCACCGCATTGCCATTGCCCAGGTTTTGCCGGACGCGATCGATAACGCGCTGGGCGATGCCGAACAGCTGCAGCGCCATGCGGCCTCCATCGCCGGTGAAAACATTCAACTGTTTTACCAGATGGCGCTGCTCGCCAGACGCGACCTGCCGCTGGCACCGGATCCCCGCGGTGGTTTCGAAATGGCACTGCTGCGGATGCTGGCATTCAAGCCCCAGGGTGTGGCCAATATCCCCACCGCGCGTCTCGCCGGCGCGGGACAGGCCGCGGTGAAAACTCCGGCGCCGCAAATCGCCGCGCCGGTGCCAGAGCAGGCTGCTCCCGAAGTACAGGCCGCGCCCGTTGTGAACGAGCCTGTTGTGCAGCCTCATGTGGAATCCCCGCAGCAGCACAGTGCACCGCCGGTCGAATCGACCCCGCCAGTGCAGCCGTCCGCGCCGCAGGACGACACGCCGCCCTGGGACGAGGAGCCCGAGGATCGAGCGCCTGAGTCGGTGCCGTACGAGCCGGACTATCCGGGCACCGGGGGTAACAGCGAAAAAAAGCCCGCAGTTGAAGTGGCGCCGCAGTTTTCTGCGGCGGACCCCGTCGCGCCTGTGCCGGTAAGCGAAGCCGCTGCTGCGCCTGCGCTGGAGTCGGTAACTGAAACTGCAATTGCCGCGGTGCCTGAAGCTGCCGCGCCGGCCGCAACCACCGATGACCGCGCCGCACTGCGCGAGCGGCTGCGACAGCAGGTGGCGGAAGTGGAAACTGCGCCGATACCAGCACCCGTAGTGGCACTGCAGAAGGCGCCCGTGCAGGCGGCGCCCGCCGTGCCACCGGCGCGCCTGGACGCACTCTCGCCGGGCAGCTGGCCGGCCATGTACCCGCAGATCGGGGTGAGCGGTATCCTCCACTCCATTGCTTCGCACCTGGAGTTGCAGGGGCGGCAGGACAATATACTTTCCTTTACCCTGGATCAGTCTTTCAGCAGCCTCTATGACGAGGGCCACCAGCGCCGTCTCGCCGATGTGCTGGGGGACTTTTTCGGCCAGCCGGTAGTTGTGCATATCCAGGTGGGCGCCGTACACGGCGGCACCCCCGCGCGACTGGTGGCGGCCACCCGCGAGGCGCAGCTGCTGTCTGCGCGCGATGCCCTCAACAAAGACCCGCTGGTACAGGATCTGCAGGCGGAACTGGGCGCGCGGCTGGTGCCTGAGTCGGTGGAATATATCGGCTGA
- a CDS encoding YbaB/EbfC family nucleoid-associated protein gives MIKGLGDLMQQAQKMQADMQERMEKVQKELTDLRVTGESGAGMVKVTMNGRHDVVDVNIDQSLLGEDKEMLEDLLAAAVNDTVRRVEEATQKVQKEQMGGLAAGMNLPEGFKFPFG, from the coding sequence ATGATCAAAGGTTTGGGCGATTTGATGCAGCAGGCCCAGAAGATGCAGGCCGACATGCAGGAGCGCATGGAAAAAGTCCAGAAAGAGCTGACGGACCTGCGCGTTACCGGTGAATCCGGCGCGGGCATGGTGAAGGTCACCATGAACGGGCGTCACGATGTGGTGGATGTGAATATCGACCAGAGCCTGCTCGGTGAAGACAAGGAAATGCTGGAAGACCTGCTGGCCGCCGCGGTGAACGATACCGTGCGCCGGGTGGAGGAGGCCACACAGAAGGTGCAGAAAGAACAGATGGGCGGGCTCGCCGCGGGTATGAATCTGCCGGAAGGATTCAAGTTTCCGTTCGGCTGA
- the recR gene encoding recombination mediator RecR yields MFSPLIEDLIRALRCLPGVGPKSAQRMAMYLLEKDRDAAGLLAHSLQQAVEKVGRCGRCRTLTEQVVCALCNNTRRDHSLLCVVETPADVLAIEQAGNYHGLYFVLHGHLSPIDGVGPADLGLDLLGERLGERENGGIVELIIATNPTVEGEATAQFIAERARTKGVAVSRIAHGVPIGGELEYIDGGTLAHAFNSRTVL; encoded by the coding sequence ATGTTCAGTCCCCTGATTGAAGACCTGATTCGCGCGCTGCGCTGCCTGCCTGGTGTCGGACCCAAGTCCGCCCAGCGTATGGCCATGTACCTGCTGGAAAAAGACCGCGATGCCGCCGGCCTGCTCGCCCATTCACTGCAGCAGGCGGTGGAAAAAGTTGGCCGCTGTGGTCGCTGTCGCACCCTTACCGAGCAGGTGGTGTGCGCGTTGTGCAATAACACCCGGCGCGATCACTCCCTGTTGTGCGTGGTGGAAACACCGGCGGATGTACTGGCCATCGAACAGGCGGGTAACTACCACGGTCTCTATTTCGTGCTGCACGGTCACCTGTCGCCGATCGACGGCGTGGGGCCGGCAGACCTGGGGCTCGACCTGCTGGGTGAACGGCTGGGTGAACGGGAAAATGGCGGTATTGTTGAGCTGATCATCGCCACCAACCCCACCGTGGAAGGTGAGGCTACCGCCCAGTTCATCGCCGAGCGCGCCCGCACCAAGGGAGTTGCCGTGAGTCGAATTGCCCATGGTGTCCCCATCGGTGGCGAGCTCGAATACATCGACGGCGGCACCCTGGCGCATGCCTTCAACAGCCGTACCGTCCTTTAA
- the rnd gene encoding ribonuclease D: protein MSEQTKKQLVDTTPIWVDSAEQLAELCARWRTQSAVALDTEFMRSRTFYPLPALVQVGDGKQCYLIDNLAIDNLEPLKELLLDTRVVKIMHSCSEDLETLDRLLGAVPEPIFDTQVAAAITGMGAGLGYAATVQQLLQIELPKSETRSDWLQRPLSDSQKNYAALDVAWLPLIYGMLLKTLREQERLEWLREDCDAIIQSARQTEAPELYYLKVKGAWRLRQKQLAVLQDLCAWREREARARDMPRNHLLKENVCFGLAQSMPKHLATLGQPGLEGKTIRKYGEILLQIIASASERLDLPPRMPMPLNREQGEELKLLRQKVAELAEQAGMPPEILVRKKELENLVQAAAPELEGRLLGWRRAVVGEPLLEELNRLRKA, encoded by the coding sequence ATGTCTGAGCAAACGAAAAAGCAACTGGTCGACACCACGCCCATCTGGGTCGACAGCGCCGAGCAGCTGGCGGAGCTCTGCGCCCGCTGGCGAACCCAGAGTGCGGTGGCGCTGGATACCGAATTCATGCGCAGCCGAACCTTCTATCCGCTGCCTGCGCTGGTACAGGTGGGCGATGGTAAGCAGTGCTATCTGATCGACAATCTCGCCATCGACAACCTGGAGCCGCTGAAGGAGCTGCTGCTGGATACCCGCGTGGTGAAGATCATGCACTCCTGCAGCGAGGATCTGGAAACCCTGGATCGCCTGCTCGGCGCGGTACCGGAGCCGATTTTCGATACCCAGGTGGCCGCCGCCATAACCGGTATGGGCGCGGGCCTTGGGTACGCCGCTACGGTACAGCAGCTGTTGCAGATTGAGTTGCCCAAAAGCGAGACCCGTTCCGATTGGCTGCAGCGTCCCCTGAGTGACTCGCAGAAAAATTATGCCGCACTCGATGTGGCGTGGCTGCCGCTGATTTACGGCATGCTGCTGAAAACACTGCGTGAACAGGAGCGCTTGGAATGGCTGCGGGAAGATTGCGATGCAATCATCCAGTCCGCGCGGCAAACCGAAGCGCCGGAGCTTTACTATCTCAAGGTGAAGGGGGCCTGGCGTCTGCGGCAGAAACAGCTGGCGGTGTTGCAGGACCTGTGCGCCTGGCGCGAGCGCGAAGCGCGCGCGCGGGATATGCCGCGCAATCACCTGCTGAAAGAAAATGTCTGTTTCGGCCTCGCCCAGTCCATGCCCAAGCACCTCGCCACCCTGGGGCAGCCCGGGCTCGAGGGCAAAACCATACGCAAATACGGCGAGATTTTGTTGCAGATCATCGCCAGCGCCAGCGAGCGCCTGGATCTGCCGCCGCGCATGCCCATGCCGCTGAACCGCGAGCAGGGCGAGGAGCTGAAACTCCTGCGGCAGAAAGTCGCGGAGCTCGCCGAACAAGCTGGAATGCCGCCGGAAATCCTGGTGCGCAAAAAAGAATTGGAAAACCTGGTGCAGGCCGCAGCCCCGGAGCTGGAAGGCCGCCTGCTGGGCTGGCGCCGCGCCGTTGTCGGCGAGCCGCTGCTTGAAGAACTGAATCGATTGAGAAAAGCCTGA
- a CDS encoding YcgL domain-containing protein: MKLLCDIYRSPRKDEMYLYVQKQDGVSRVPENLRELFGTPVHVTTMLITPERKLARADVHKVMHALQEQGYYLQMPPVQDDEMRAIAAQNSKLPRG; this comes from the coding sequence ATGAAACTCCTTTGCGATATTTACCGCAGTCCGCGCAAGGATGAAATGTACCTGTATGTGCAGAAGCAGGACGGTGTGTCCAGGGTGCCAGAAAACCTGCGGGAACTGTTCGGCACACCGGTGCACGTCACCACCATGCTGATTACCCCCGAGCGCAAACTGGCGCGCGCGGATGTGCACAAGGTCATGCACGCGCTGCAGGAACAGGGCTACTATCTGCAGATGCCGCCGGTGCAGGACGATGAAATGCGGGCAATCGCCGCGCAGAACAGTAAACTGCCTCGCGGCTGA